The Proteus terrae subsp. cibarius genome contains the following window.
CAAGTTTCCCGCTTAGATGCTTTCAGCGGTTATCTCTTCCGCACTTAGCTACCGGGCAATGCCATTGGCATGACAACCCGAACACCAGTGGTGCGTTCACTCCGGTCCTCTCGTACTAGGAGCAACCCCTCTCAATCTTCCAACGCCCACGGCAGATAGGGACCGAACTGTCTCACGACGTTCTAAACCCAGCTCGCGTACCACTTTAAATGGCGAACAGCCATACCCTTGGGACCTACTTCAGCCCCAGGATGTGATGAGCCGACATCGAGGTGCCAAACACCGCCGTCGATATGAACTCTTGGGCGGTATCAGCCTGTTATCCCCGGAGTACCTTTTATCCGTTGAGCGATGGCCCTTCCATTCAGAACCACCGGATCACTAAGACCTACTTTCGTACCTGCTCGAGCCGTCACTCTCACAGTCAAGCTGGCTTATGCCTTTGCACTAACCGCATGATGTCCGACCATGCTTAGCCAACCTTCGTGCTCCTCCGTTACTCTTTAGGAGGAGACCGCCCCAGTCAAACTACCCACCAGACACGGTCCCCGATCCAGATTATGGACCTAGGTTAGAACATCAAACGTTAAAGGGTGGTATTTCAAGGTTGACTCCATGCAGACTGGCGTCCACACTTCATAGTCTCCCACCTATCCTACACATCAAGGCTCAATGTTCAGTGTCAAGCTATAGTAAAGGTTCACGGGGTCTTTCCGTCTTGCCGCGGGTACACTGCATCTTCACAGCGAGTTCAATTTCACTGAGTCTCGGGTGGAGACAGCCTGGCCATCATTACGCCATTCGTGCAGGTCGGAACTTACCCGACAAGGAATTTCGCTACCTTAGGACCGTTATAGTTACGGCCGCCGTTTACTGGGGCTTCGATCAAGAGCTTCTCCCTAAGGATAACCCCATCAATTAACCTTCCAGCACCGGGCAGGCGTCACACCGTATACGTCCACTTTCGTGTTTGCACAGTGCTGTGTTTTTAATAAACAGTTGCAGCCAGCTGGTATCTTCGACTGGCTTCGGCTCCGTCCGCAAGGGACTTCACTTACCGCCAGCGTGCCTTCTCCCGAAGTTACGGCACCATTTTGCCTAGTTCCTTCACCCGAGTTCTCTCAAGCGCCTGAGTATTCTCTACCTGACCACCTGTGTCGGTTTGGGGTACGATTGTTGGTAACCTGAAGCTTAGAGGCTTTTCCTGGAAGCAGGGCATCAATTGCTTCACCACCTTAGTGGTTCGTCATCACACCTCAGCATTAAGTGACCGGATTTGCCTAATCACTCTGCCTACATGCTTGAACCGGGACGACCGTCGCCCGGACAACCTAGCCTTCTCCGTTCCCCCATCGCAGTTACCACCAGTACGGGAATATTAACCCGTTTCCCATCGACTACGCTTTTCAGCCTCGCCTTAGGGGTCGACTCACCCTGCCCCGATTAACGTTGGACAGGAACCCTTGGTCTTCCGGCGTGCGGGTTTTTCACCCGCATTATCGTTACTTATGTCAGCATTCGCACTTCTGATACCTCCAGCATACCTCACAGTACACCTTCGCAGGCTTACAGAACGCTCCCCTACCCAACAACACTTAGTGTTGCTGCCGCAGCTTCGGTGCATGGTTTAGCCCCGTTACATCTTCCGCGCGGGCCGACTCGACCAGTGAGCTATTACGCTTTCTTTAAATGATGGCTGCTTCTAAGCCAACATCCTGGCTGTCTGAGCCTTCCCACTTCGTTTCCCACTTAACCATGACTTTGGGACCTTAGCTGGCGGTCTGGGTTGTTTCCCTCTTCACGACGGACGTTAGCACCCGCCGTGTGTCTCCCGTGATAACATTCTTCGGTATTCGCAGTTTGCATCGAGTTGGTAAGTCGGGATGACCCCCTAGTCGAAACAGTGCTCTACCCCCGAAGATGAATTCACGAGGCGCTACCTAAATAGCTTTCGGGGAGAACCAGCTATCTCCCGGTTTGATTGGCCTTTCACCCCCATCCACAAGTCATCCGCTAATTTTTCAACATTAGTCGGTTCGGTCCTCCAGTTAGTGTTACCCAACCTTCAACCTGCCCATGGATAGATCACCGGGTTTCGGGTCTATACCCTGCAACTCATTCGCCCAGTTAAGACTCGGTTTCCCTACGGCTCCCCTATACGGTTAACCTTGCTACAGAATATAAGTCGCTGACCCATTATACAAAAGGTACGCAGTCACCCCATCCTCAAATGTCCCGCTTGCTTTTACTGTCAAACTGGCTCGATTTTTTAACTTCCGTTGCTCGTGTACTTCTATGTACACTGCGCGACGGCTTGAAAAAATCAATCCACTTTGTAGGTAAACGCTGCGCTGTTTTCGAGTGGTTTGTCCAATCACTCAGTGCGAGGCACTTGAGTGATGGGGCTCCTACTGCTTGTACGTACACGGTTTCAGGTTCTTTTTCACTCCCCTCGCCGGGGTTCTTTTCGCCTTTCCCTCACGGTACTGGTTCACTATCGGTCAATCAGGAGTATTTAGCCTTGGAGGATGGTCCCCCCATATTCAGACAGGATAACACGTGTCCCGCCCTACTCGTCGAGTTCACAATAACAGCATCTTCGGATACGGGGCTATCACCCTTTACTGCCGGACTTTCCAGACCGTTCTCCTGATGCTGCTATTGATTAAGACTCTGGGCTGTTCCCCGTTCGCTCGCCGCTACTAGGGGAATCTCGGTTGATTTCTTTTCCTCGGGGTACTGAGATGTTTCAGTTCTCCCGGTTCGCTTCATTAACCTATGTATTCAGTTAATGATAATATCCATTGGATATTGGGTTTCCCCATTCGGAAATCGTCGGGTATAACGGTTCATATCACCTTACCGACGCTTATCGCAGATTAGCACGTCCTTCATCGCCTCTGATTGCCTAGGCATCCACCGTGTACGCTTATTCGCTTAACCTCACAACCCGAAGATGTCTTCTAAAACGGATTGCTACGCTTCATGATTTCGACGTTGGGCAGTGCTCGCAATGCTCACATACTTTAAGTATGCTCCGCTTGCTGTGCGCTGTCCGCCTTGAAATCATTTTGCTCGCATATCCTTTCTGAAGAGTATTTTCAGATTTGAGATTTTGAGAGACTCATCAATATACCTCGGTGATATATTGATTTGTTTTCAATTTTTCAGCTTGTTCCAGATTGTTAAAGAGCATAATAGGTAAAATAACTCATCGAATTATCTTAACTATTCTCTGACTTGCATCAGACTATAGTGTGGTACGCCTTTCACTCATACCGCGCAATTGGCGTCCCCTAGGGGATTCGAACCCCTGTTACCGCCGTGAAAGGGCGGTGTCCTAGGCCTCTAGACGAAGGGGACTTCAGTCAGCTTCGCAGACGCGCTTTTGCTCGTTCTTCATCAGACAATCTGTGTGAGCACTGCACATAACACGTATCTCTTAGGTAAGGAGGTGATCCAACCGCAGGTTCCCCTACGGTTACCTTGTTACGACTTCACCCCAGTCATGAATCACAAAGTGGTAAGCGCCCTCCCGAAGGTTAAGCTACCTACTTCTTTTGCAACCCACTCCCATGGTGTGACGGGCGGTGTGTACAAGGCCCGGGAACGTATTCACCGTAGCATTCTGATCTACGATTACTAGCGATTCCGACTTCATGGAGTCGAGTTGCAGACTCCAATCCGGACTACGACAGACTTTATGAGTTCCGCTTGCTCTCGCGAGGTCGCTTCTCTTTGTATCTGCCATTGTAGCACGTGTGTAGCCCTACTCGTAAGGGCCATGATGACTTGACGTCATCCCCACCTTCCTCCGGTTTATCACCGGCAGTCTCCTTTGAGTTCCCGCCATCACGCGCTGGCAACAAAGGATAAGGGTTGCGCTCGTTGCGGGACTTAACCCAACATTTCACAACACGAGCTGACGACAGCCATGCAGCACCTGTCTCAGCGTTCCCGAAGGCACTCCTCTATCTCTAAAGGATTCGCTGGATGTCAAGAGTAGGTAAGGTTCTTCGCGTTGCATCGAATTAAACCACATGCTCCACCGCTTGTGCGGGCCCCCGTCAATTCATTTGAGTTTTAACCTTGCGGCCGTACTCCCCAGGCGGTCGATTTAACGCGTTAGCTCCAGAAGCCACGGTTCAAGACCACAACCTCTAAATCGACATCGTTTACAGCGTGGACTACCAGGGTATCTAATCCTGTTTGCTCCCCACGCTTTCGCACCTGAGCGTCAGTCTTTGTCCAGGGGGCCGCCTTCGCCACCGGTATTCCTCCACATCTCTACGCATTTCACCGCTACACGTGGAATTCTACCCCCCTCTACAAGACTCTAGCCAACCAGTTTCAGATGCAATTCCCAAGTTAAGCTCGGGGCTTTCACATCTGACTTAATTGACCGCCTGCGTGCGCTTTACGCCCAGTAATTCCGATTAACGCTTGCACCCTCCGTATTACCGCGGCTGCTGGCACGGAGTTAGCCGGTGCTTCTTCTGCGGGTAACGTCAATTGCTAAGAGTATTAATCTTAACACCTTCCTCCCCGCTGAAAGTACTTTACAACCCTAAGGCCTTCTTCATACACGCGGCATGGCTGCATCAGGCTTGCGCCCATTGTGCAATATTCCCCACTGCTGCCTCCCGTAGGAGTCTGGGCCGTGTCTCAGTCCCAGTGTGGCTGATCATCCTCTCAGACCAGCTAGAGATCGTCGCCTAGGTGAGCCTTTACCCCACCTACTAGCTAATCCCATATGGGTTCATCCGATAGCGCAAGGTCCGAAGAGCCCCTGCTTTGGTCCGTAGACGTCATGCGGTATTAGCCACCGTTTCCAGTAGTTATCCCCCTCTATCGGGCAGATCCCCATACATTACTCACCCGTCCGCCGCTCGTCAGCAAGAAAGCAAGCTTTCTCCTGTTACCGCTCGACTTGCATGTGTTAGGCCTGCCGCCAGCGTTCAATCTGAGCCATGATCAAACTCTTCAATTAAAAGTGTTTGATGCTCAAAGAAATCGAAAACTTAGCTATTCATAAATGAATTTACTTTTGTTGTTCACTCTTCAAGACTTGATACATCTAATATTTTAGAAGATATCGTCTCTGCGAGTGCCCACACAGATTGTCTGATAATTTGTTAAAGAGCAGTGCAACATTCGCTGCCGTTTCCGGTCTTCTGCGTTATTGCGAGGAGGTGCATTCTACATCTTCCTCATTCAGTGTCAAGCGTTTATTTTCAAGGCTTTCCACTTTTTTTTCTTCGTTCTCTCAGTCAGTTCGCTTAGCGCCCTGTGCCGTGACAACGAGGACGCATTATAGGGAGTTTTCTGAGGCTGGCAATAGTTTTTTTAAAAAAAATATTCGTTTGTTGGTAAATTAAACGAAGTGCCTATTTTTTGTAGCTTTTTAGCCATTTTGGCAAGTCTGCAAGGCTATCGAGAACAAAATCTGCGCACTGTTGTGCCTCTTCAGTTATCTCTTTTCCTGTGCGAACAAGAATTTTATGACCCACTCCCGCAGCTTTTGCTGCCAACATATCTTCTTTTTTATCACCTACCATATAAGAAGAAGCCATATCGATGTTTAATTGTGCTTTTGCATCCATAAACATACCTGAGGCTGGTTTGCGACAATCACACGCTTTCTTATATTCTTCTATAGTGGCATCAGGATGATGAGGACAATAATAGATACCATCTAAATCAACACCTCTATCAGCCAAAGACCAATCCATCCACTCTGTTAGGTGTAAAAATTGATCTTCACTATAGTAGCCACGACCAATACCCGATTGATTAGTCACTAGTACCAAGGCATATCCCATAGCTTTTAATTCAGCCATTGCCTCAATGACGCCATCGATAAACTCAAAGTTATCACTTTCAGACACATAACCATGGTCTATATTTATAGTTCCATCGCGATCTAAGAAAATCGCAGAAATCCCCTTGCTCACAACATTACTCCATTTAGAAATTTTTATTAGTATCGCATGTTTTTTCTTATATAGAGAATGATATCCACGGCTTTCTTTCTTTATTACTCTTCAACTCTTTTTTATTGACTTAGCCATCTAGACGCCTTAACATCTATTTTAACTCGGGCAGAATAGTCTTTATGTCCCATATCTACTTATATAAAGAAAAACATGATTAAACTGACGAATATAAACAAAGTGTTTAAGCAGGGAGAGCGTTCTATACAAGCGCTATCAAACATTAACCTGCATGTGCCTCAAGGGCAGATTTTTGGTGTTATCGGATCGTCAGGAGCGGGTAAAAGTACACTTATACGTTGTGTGAATATGTTAGAAAAACCAACTTCAGGTGAAGTGCTTGTTGATGGTCGTGATCTAACAAAGTTATCTGATAAAGAGTTAACAAAAGCACGTCGTGGTATTGGCATGATTTTCCAACATTTCAACTTACTGTCTTCTCGTACAGTGTTTGATAATGTAGCGCTACCCTTAGAACTTGATAATACGCCTCGTGCTGAAATTAATAAGCGTGTTAATGAATTACTTGAATTAGTCGGTTTGTCAGATAAAAAAGAGTATTACCCAGCAAATTTATCTGGCGGACAAAAGCAACGTGTTGCAATTGCACGCGCACTAGCAAATTCACCAAATGTTTTATTGTGTGATGAAGCAACTAGCGCGCTTGATCCAGCTACAACACGCTCTATTTTAGCATTATTAAAAGACATTAACCGTCGTTTAGGCCTCACCATTTTATTAATTACTCATGAAATGGATGTTGTAAAACGCATTTGTGATCAAGTTGCAGTAATAAGTGGTGGTGAATTAGTTGAAAGTGATGCCGTGAGTGAAGTTTTCTCTCATCCAAAAACACCAGTTTCTCAGGCGTTTATCCAATCAACACTACAATTAGATATTCCTGAAGATTACAAAGAACGAATGAAACCAGAGTGGGAAGAAGGTTTATTCCCATTATTGAAACTTGAATTTAATGGTCAATCAGTTGATGCACCATTAATGTCCATCGTTGCACGTCGTTTTGACGCAGATATTAATATCTTAAGTTCACAAATGGACTATGCCGGTGGAGTGAAGTTTGGCGTGATGTTAGCTGAATTACACGGTAAGAATGGTAATACTGAAAAGTCGATTGCATTTTTAGAAGAGCATCATGTGAAAGTAGAGGTTCTCGGTTATGTCTGAAGGAATGGTTTATTTATTAATTAGTGGGATCTGGGAAACCTTAGTCATGACCTTCGTTTCAGGCTTCTTTGGTTTTGTTATCGGGCTACCACTTGGTGTTTTACTTTATGTCACACGTCCTGAACAAATTATGGCAAACCCACCTGCCTATCGTGTTATCTCAGCACTTGTGAATATTTTTAGGGCTATCCCTTTTATTATCTTACTTGTATGGATGATCCCTTTTACTCGTTTGGTTGTAGGAACATCTATTGGCTTACAAGCAGCTATCGTGCCATTAACTGTTGCAGCAGCACCTTTTATTGCTCGTATGGTCGAAAATACGCTATTGGAAATCCCACAAGGATTAATTGAAGCATCTCGTTCTATGGGTGCAACACCAATGCAAATTATTAAGAAAATTTTATTACCAGAATCTTTACCAGGCTTGATTAACGCTGCAACTATTACACTGATTACATTAGTAGGTTACTCAGCAATGGGTGGTGCCGTTGGTGCAGGTGGTTTAGGTCAAATAGGCTATCAATATGGTTACGTTGGCTATAATGCAACTGTAATGAATATTGTGATTGTTCTACTCGTTATTCTTGTTTTTATCATTCAGTTTTTCGGCGATCGCTTAGTGAAGCTGACAACACATAAATAATTAAATTAAAGGTTTCAATTATTAAATCGAAACCTTTTAGTTAACGGATCAAATAAGGGTAAATGTATGTCATTAAAATTTAAATCGCTCGCAGTCGTAAGTGCTTTAGTTGGCGCATTAGCATTAGCTGGTTGTGGTGAAAAAGAAAAAGATCCAAACCATATTCGTGTTGGTGTTATTTCTGGTTCTGAGCAACAAGTTGCCGAAGTAGCAAAACAAGTTGCTAAAGATAAATACGGTCTTGATGTAGAACTCGTTACTTTCAATGACTTCGTAATGCCGAATGAA
Protein-coding sequences here:
- the gmhB gene encoding D-glycero-beta-D-manno-heptose 1,7-bisphosphate 7-phosphatase, which encodes MSKGISAIFLDRDGTINIDHGYVSESDNFEFIDGVIEAMAELKAMGYALVLVTNQSGIGRGYYSEDQFLHLTEWMDWSLADRGVDLDGIYYCPHHPDATIEEYKKACDCRKPASGMFMDAKAQLNIDMASSYMVGDKKEDMLAAKAAGVGHKILVRTGKEITEEAQQCADFVLDSLADLPKWLKSYKK
- the metN gene encoding methionine ABC transporter ATP-binding protein MetN, with the protein product MIKLTNINKVFKQGERSIQALSNINLHVPQGQIFGVIGSSGAGKSTLIRCVNMLEKPTSGEVLVDGRDLTKLSDKELTKARRGIGMIFQHFNLLSSRTVFDNVALPLELDNTPRAEINKRVNELLELVGLSDKKEYYPANLSGGQKQRVAIARALANSPNVLLCDEATSALDPATTRSILALLKDINRRLGLTILLITHEMDVVKRICDQVAVISGGELVESDAVSEVFSHPKTPVSQAFIQSTLQLDIPEDYKERMKPEWEEGLFPLLKLEFNGQSVDAPLMSIVARRFDADINILSSQMDYAGGVKFGVMLAELHGKNGNTEKSIAFLEEHHVKVEVLGYV
- a CDS encoding methionine ABC transporter permease MetI: MSEGMVYLLISGIWETLVMTFVSGFFGFVIGLPLGVLLYVTRPEQIMANPPAYRVISALVNIFRAIPFIILLVWMIPFTRLVVGTSIGLQAAIVPLTVAAAPFIARMVENTLLEIPQGLIEASRSMGATPMQIIKKILLPESLPGLINAATITLITLVGYSAMGGAVGAGGLGQIGYQYGYVGYNATVMNIVIVLLVILVFIIQFFGDRLVKLTTHK